A genome region from Euphorbia lathyris chromosome 4, ddEupLath1.1, whole genome shotgun sequence includes the following:
- the LOC136225507 gene encoding uncharacterized protein isoform X3, producing MDWKSSINGFGELRPLVHLLFPLSIHWIAEEMTVSVLVDVIADALCPGDSTCSQAIYLNGLQQTVVGIFKMVMLPLLGQLADEYGRKPFLLLTISTSIIPFDFIKEGKRAAAFSWITGLFSTSHLIGNVLARFLPEKYIFLVSVVLLIFCPVYMHFFLVETIQPAQPRDQETTFFIKIINVFHTRYKSMKDAAVVVFQSRTLKGITIVSFFYELGMSGISTVLFYYLKAVFGFSKNQYSELLSMVGIGEIFSQMLVVPVINPLVGEKVILCVGLVASIAYALFYGFAWASWVAYLGASFGAIDVLVTPSTYAIISKASSSTNQGKAQGFVGGVQSIASLLSPLAMSPLTSWFLSSDAPFDCKGFSIILASLCMVVALCFACFLKVEKEKPSNQEEDTQVPLLHDNLLA from the exons ATGGATTGGAAGAGTAGCATTAATGGGTTTGGAGAATTGAGGCCTTTAGTTCATCTGCTTTTTCCACTTTCTATTCATTGGATTGCTGAGGAAATGACTGTTTCTGTTCTTGTTGATGTTATTGCTGATGCTTTATGCCCTGGGGATTCTACTTGTTCTCAAGCTATTTATCTCAATGGTCTCCAACAAACA GTGGTTGGAATTTTCAAGATGGTGATGTTACCACTCTTAGGCCAGCTTGCAGATGAGTACGGGCGTAAACCATTTCTTCTTCTCACTATATCAACATCCATTATTCCATTTG ATTTTATTAAAGAAGGCAAGAGGGCTGCAGCATTTAGCTGGATCACTGGTCTCTTTTCTACTTCTCATCTAATAGGCAATGTTCTGGCACGTTTTCTTcctgaaaaatatatttttttg GTTTCAGTTGTTCTCTTGATCTTTTGCCCAGTGTACATGCACTTTTTCCTAGTTGAGACAATTCAACCAGCTCAACCGAGGGACCAAGAAACAACCTTCTTCATTAAGATCATTAATGTTTTCCACACACGATATAAATCAATGAAAGATGCTGCAGTAGTAGTATTTCAGAg CCGCACGCTCAAAGGCATAACTATAGTTTCCTTCTTCTACGAATTGGGAATGTCTGGGATCAGCACTGTCTTATTT TATTATTTAAAGGCAGTATTCGGTTTTAGCAAAAATCAATATTCAGAACTTCTATCAATGGTAGGAATTGGTGAAATCTTCTCCCAG ATGTTGGTGGTTCCGGTTATCAATCCATTGGTGGGAGAGAAGGTGATATTATGTGTAGGCCTAGTTGCATCAATAGCTTAT GCACTCTTCTATGGCTTTGCGTGGGCATCATGG GTGGCATACTTGGGTGCCTCATTTGGGGCCATTGATGTTCTCGTGACACCTTCG ACATATGCTATCATTTCCAAAGCATCAAGCTCAACAAACCAG GGAAAAGCTCAAGGATTTGTTGGTGGTGTTCAATCAATAGCGAGTTTGTTGTCTCCTCTTGCAATGAGTCCATTGACTT CATGGTTTCTATCCAGTGATGCCCCTTTTGACTGCAAAGGTTTCAGCATCATACTTGCCTCTCTATGCATG GTTGTTGCTTTATGCTTTGCTTGCTTTCTTAAAGTGGAGAAGGAGAAACCCtcaaatcaagaggaagacactCAAGTACCACTTTTACATGACAATTTACTTGCTTGA
- the LOC136225507 gene encoding uncharacterized protein isoform X1, whose protein sequence is MDWKSSINGFGELRPLVHLLFPLSIHWIAEEMTVSVLVDVIADALCPGDSTCSQAIYLNGLQQTVVGIFKMVMLPLLGQLADEYGRKPFLLLTISTSIIPFALLVWNESRGFVYAYYILRTISYILSQGSIFCISVAYAADFIKEGKRAAAFSWITGLFSTSHLIGNVLARFLPEKYIFLVSVVLLIFCPVYMHFFLVETIQPAQPRDQETTFFIKIINVFHTRYKSMKDAAVVVFQSRTLKGITIVSFFYELGMSGISTVLFYYLKAVFGFSKNQYSELLSMVGIGEIFSQMLVVPVINPLVGEKVILCVGLVASIAYALFYGFAWASWVAYLGASFGAIDVLVTPSTYAIISKASSSTNQGKAQGFVGGVQSIASLLSPLAMSPLTSWFLSSDAPFDCKGFSIILASLCMVVALCFACFLKVEKEKPSNQEEDTQVPLLHDNLLA, encoded by the exons ATGGATTGGAAGAGTAGCATTAATGGGTTTGGAGAATTGAGGCCTTTAGTTCATCTGCTTTTTCCACTTTCTATTCATTGGATTGCTGAGGAAATGACTGTTTCTGTTCTTGTTGATGTTATTGCTGATGCTTTATGCCCTGGGGATTCTACTTGTTCTCAAGCTATTTATCTCAATGGTCTCCAACAAACA GTGGTTGGAATTTTCAAGATGGTGATGTTACCACTCTTAGGCCAGCTTGCAGATGAGTACGGGCGTAAACCATTTCTTCTTCTCACTATATCAACATCCATTATTCCATTTG CATTGCTTGTCTGGAATGAATCCAGAGGATTTGTTTATGCTTATTATATTCTTCGTACAATTTCATACATTCTGAGTCAAGGAAGCATATTCTGCATTTCTGTTGCCTATGCG GCAGATTTTATTAAAGAAGGCAAGAGGGCTGCAGCATTTAGCTGGATCACTGGTCTCTTTTCTACTTCTCATCTAATAGGCAATGTTCTGGCACGTTTTCTTcctgaaaaatatatttttttg GTTTCAGTTGTTCTCTTGATCTTTTGCCCAGTGTACATGCACTTTTTCCTAGTTGAGACAATTCAACCAGCTCAACCGAGGGACCAAGAAACAACCTTCTTCATTAAGATCATTAATGTTTTCCACACACGATATAAATCAATGAAAGATGCTGCAGTAGTAGTATTTCAGAg CCGCACGCTCAAAGGCATAACTATAGTTTCCTTCTTCTACGAATTGGGAATGTCTGGGATCAGCACTGTCTTATTT TATTATTTAAAGGCAGTATTCGGTTTTAGCAAAAATCAATATTCAGAACTTCTATCAATGGTAGGAATTGGTGAAATCTTCTCCCAG ATGTTGGTGGTTCCGGTTATCAATCCATTGGTGGGAGAGAAGGTGATATTATGTGTAGGCCTAGTTGCATCAATAGCTTAT GCACTCTTCTATGGCTTTGCGTGGGCATCATGG GTGGCATACTTGGGTGCCTCATTTGGGGCCATTGATGTTCTCGTGACACCTTCG ACATATGCTATCATTTCCAAAGCATCAAGCTCAACAAACCAG GGAAAAGCTCAAGGATTTGTTGGTGGTGTTCAATCAATAGCGAGTTTGTTGTCTCCTCTTGCAATGAGTCCATTGACTT CATGGTTTCTATCCAGTGATGCCCCTTTTGACTGCAAAGGTTTCAGCATCATACTTGCCTCTCTATGCATG GTTGTTGCTTTATGCTTTGCTTGCTTTCTTAAAGTGGAGAAGGAGAAACCCtcaaatcaagaggaagacactCAAGTACCACTTTTACATGACAATTTACTTGCTTGA
- the LOC136225507 gene encoding uncharacterized protein isoform X2, translated as MDWKSSINGFGELRPLVHLLFPLSIHWIAEEMTVSVLVDVIADALCPGDSTCSQAIYLNGLQQTVVGIFKMVMLPLLGQLADEYGRKPFLLLTISTSIIPFALLVWNESRGFVYAYYILRTISYILSQGSIFCISVAYAADFIKEGKRAAAFSWITGLFSTSHLIGNVLARFLPEKYIFLVSVVLLIFCPVYMHFFLVETIQPAQPRDQETTFFIKIINVFHTRYKSMKDAAVVVFQSRTLKGITIVSFFYELGMSGISTVLFYYLKAVFGFSKNQYSELLSMVGIGEIFSQMLVVPVINPLVGEKVILCVGLVASIAYALFYGFAWASWVAYLGASFGAIDVLVTPSTYAIISKASSSTNQGKAQGFVGGVQSIASLLSPLAMSPLTSWFLSSDAPFDCKGFSIILASLCMFW; from the exons ATGGATTGGAAGAGTAGCATTAATGGGTTTGGAGAATTGAGGCCTTTAGTTCATCTGCTTTTTCCACTTTCTATTCATTGGATTGCTGAGGAAATGACTGTTTCTGTTCTTGTTGATGTTATTGCTGATGCTTTATGCCCTGGGGATTCTACTTGTTCTCAAGCTATTTATCTCAATGGTCTCCAACAAACA GTGGTTGGAATTTTCAAGATGGTGATGTTACCACTCTTAGGCCAGCTTGCAGATGAGTACGGGCGTAAACCATTTCTTCTTCTCACTATATCAACATCCATTATTCCATTTG CATTGCTTGTCTGGAATGAATCCAGAGGATTTGTTTATGCTTATTATATTCTTCGTACAATTTCATACATTCTGAGTCAAGGAAGCATATTCTGCATTTCTGTTGCCTATGCG GCAGATTTTATTAAAGAAGGCAAGAGGGCTGCAGCATTTAGCTGGATCACTGGTCTCTTTTCTACTTCTCATCTAATAGGCAATGTTCTGGCACGTTTTCTTcctgaaaaatatatttttttg GTTTCAGTTGTTCTCTTGATCTTTTGCCCAGTGTACATGCACTTTTTCCTAGTTGAGACAATTCAACCAGCTCAACCGAGGGACCAAGAAACAACCTTCTTCATTAAGATCATTAATGTTTTCCACACACGATATAAATCAATGAAAGATGCTGCAGTAGTAGTATTTCAGAg CCGCACGCTCAAAGGCATAACTATAGTTTCCTTCTTCTACGAATTGGGAATGTCTGGGATCAGCACTGTCTTATTT TATTATTTAAAGGCAGTATTCGGTTTTAGCAAAAATCAATATTCAGAACTTCTATCAATGGTAGGAATTGGTGAAATCTTCTCCCAG ATGTTGGTGGTTCCGGTTATCAATCCATTGGTGGGAGAGAAGGTGATATTATGTGTAGGCCTAGTTGCATCAATAGCTTAT GCACTCTTCTATGGCTTTGCGTGGGCATCATGG GTGGCATACTTGGGTGCCTCATTTGGGGCCATTGATGTTCTCGTGACACCTTCG ACATATGCTATCATTTCCAAAGCATCAAGCTCAACAAACCAG GGAAAAGCTCAAGGATTTGTTGGTGGTGTTCAATCAATAGCGAGTTTGTTGTCTCCTCTTGCAATGAGTCCATTGACTT CATGGTTTCTATCCAGTGATGCCCCTTTTGACTGCAAAGGTTTCAGCATCATACTTGCCTCTCTATGCATG TTTTGGTAG
- the LOC136225507 gene encoding uncharacterized protein isoform X4: MDWKSSINGFGELRPLVHLLFPLSIHWIAEEMTVSVLVDVIADALCPGDSTCSQAIYLNGLQQTVVGIFKMVMLPLLGQLADEYGRKPFLLLTISTSIIPFALLVWNESRGFVYAYYILRTISYILSQGSIFCISVAYAADFIKEGKRAAAFSWITGLFSTSHLIGNVLARFLPEKYIFLVSVVLLIFCPVYMHFFLVETIQPAQPRDQETTFFIKIINVFHTRYKSMKDAAVVVFQSRTLKGITIVSFFYELGMSGISTVLFYYLKAVFGFSKNQYSELLSMVGIGEIFSQMLVVPVINPLVGEKVILCVGLVASIAYALFYGFAWASWVAYLGASFGAIDVLVTPSTYAIISKASSSTNQ, translated from the exons ATGGATTGGAAGAGTAGCATTAATGGGTTTGGAGAATTGAGGCCTTTAGTTCATCTGCTTTTTCCACTTTCTATTCATTGGATTGCTGAGGAAATGACTGTTTCTGTTCTTGTTGATGTTATTGCTGATGCTTTATGCCCTGGGGATTCTACTTGTTCTCAAGCTATTTATCTCAATGGTCTCCAACAAACA GTGGTTGGAATTTTCAAGATGGTGATGTTACCACTCTTAGGCCAGCTTGCAGATGAGTACGGGCGTAAACCATTTCTTCTTCTCACTATATCAACATCCATTATTCCATTTG CATTGCTTGTCTGGAATGAATCCAGAGGATTTGTTTATGCTTATTATATTCTTCGTACAATTTCATACATTCTGAGTCAAGGAAGCATATTCTGCATTTCTGTTGCCTATGCG GCAGATTTTATTAAAGAAGGCAAGAGGGCTGCAGCATTTAGCTGGATCACTGGTCTCTTTTCTACTTCTCATCTAATAGGCAATGTTCTGGCACGTTTTCTTcctgaaaaatatatttttttg GTTTCAGTTGTTCTCTTGATCTTTTGCCCAGTGTACATGCACTTTTTCCTAGTTGAGACAATTCAACCAGCTCAACCGAGGGACCAAGAAACAACCTTCTTCATTAAGATCATTAATGTTTTCCACACACGATATAAATCAATGAAAGATGCTGCAGTAGTAGTATTTCAGAg CCGCACGCTCAAAGGCATAACTATAGTTTCCTTCTTCTACGAATTGGGAATGTCTGGGATCAGCACTGTCTTATTT TATTATTTAAAGGCAGTATTCGGTTTTAGCAAAAATCAATATTCAGAACTTCTATCAATGGTAGGAATTGGTGAAATCTTCTCCCAG ATGTTGGTGGTTCCGGTTATCAATCCATTGGTGGGAGAGAAGGTGATATTATGTGTAGGCCTAGTTGCATCAATAGCTTAT GCACTCTTCTATGGCTTTGCGTGGGCATCATGG GTGGCATACTTGGGTGCCTCATTTGGGGCCATTGATGTTCTCGTGACACCTTCG ACATATGCTATCATTTCCAAAGCATCAAGCTCAACAAACCAG TGA
- the LOC136227555 gene encoding anoctamin-like protein Os01g0706700 isoform X1: MGFSEFILLRFGFLEVLTDRSRLFVEAFSGHLEVRSIFFLTRRGKRKGYGLTVIYLVVIQYFKKIGGKISMKLIQHENNENTEYQADSLVYKVFGLYSMQSYIGVFYHALHRNFMSLRQVLIQRLIVCQVLENLLEKSLPYLKYSYKKFRAVRLGCRILNLSSLIHF; encoded by the exons ATGGGTTTTTCGGAGTTTATTTTACTCCGATTTGGGTTTTTGGAGGTTCTAACGGACCGTTCTCGGCTTTTCGTGGAGGCATTTTCAGGCCATCTCGAGGTCCGATCGATTTTCTTCCTAACACGCAGAGGTAAAAGAAAAGG GTATGGGTTGACTGTAATTTATCTTGTTGTCATTCAGTATTTTAAGAAGATTGGAGGCAAGATATCAATGAAGCTCATACAAcatgaaaataatgaaaacaCAGAATATCAGGCTGACAGCTTAGTCTACAAA GTGTTTGGCCTTTATTCTATGCAATCATATATAGGAGTATTCTATCATGCACTTCATCGGAACTTCATGTCACTTCGCCAGGTTTTAATTCAGCGTCTGATAGTTTGTCAG GTGTTGGAAAACCTGTTAGAGAAATCACTACCTTATCTCAAGTACAGCTACAAAAAATTTAGGGCTGTGAG GTTGGGCTGTCGAATTCTCAATCTAAGCAGCCTAATCCACTTCTGA
- the LOC136227555 gene encoding anoctamin-like protein At1g73020 isoform X2, producing the protein MGFSEFILLRFGFLEVLTDRSRLFVEAFSGHLEVRSIFFLTRRGKRKGYGLTVIYLVVIQYFKKIGGKISMKLIQHENNENTEYQADSLVYKVFGLYSMQSYIGVFYHALHRNFMSLRQVLIQRLIVCQVGLSNSQSKQPNPLLNVLVQKRGFSWT; encoded by the exons ATGGGTTTTTCGGAGTTTATTTTACTCCGATTTGGGTTTTTGGAGGTTCTAACGGACCGTTCTCGGCTTTTCGTGGAGGCATTTTCAGGCCATCTCGAGGTCCGATCGATTTTCTTCCTAACACGCAGAGGTAAAAGAAAAGG GTATGGGTTGACTGTAATTTATCTTGTTGTCATTCAGTATTTTAAGAAGATTGGAGGCAAGATATCAATGAAGCTCATACAAcatgaaaataatgaaaacaCAGAATATCAGGCTGACAGCTTAGTCTACAAA GTGTTTGGCCTTTATTCTATGCAATCATATATAGGAGTATTCTATCATGCACTTCATCGGAACTTCATGTCACTTCGCCAGGTTTTAATTCAGCGTCTGATAGTTTGTCAG GTTGGGCTGTCGAATTCTCAATCTAAGCAGCCTAATCCACTTCTGAATGTTCTAGTGCAGAAGAGAG GTTTCTCATGGACCTGA
- the LOC136227555 gene encoding anoctamin-like protein At1g73020 isoform X3, translating into MGFSEFILLRFGFLEVLTDRSRLFVEAFSGHLEVRSIFFLTRRGKRKGYGLTVIYLVVIQYFKKIGGKISMKLIQHENNENTEYQADSLVYKVFGLYSMQSYIGVFYHALHRNFMSLRQVLIQRLIVCQVGLSNSQSKQPNPLLNVLVQKRGK; encoded by the exons ATGGGTTTTTCGGAGTTTATTTTACTCCGATTTGGGTTTTTGGAGGTTCTAACGGACCGTTCTCGGCTTTTCGTGGAGGCATTTTCAGGCCATCTCGAGGTCCGATCGATTTTCTTCCTAACACGCAGAGGTAAAAGAAAAGG GTATGGGTTGACTGTAATTTATCTTGTTGTCATTCAGTATTTTAAGAAGATTGGAGGCAAGATATCAATGAAGCTCATACAAcatgaaaataatgaaaacaCAGAATATCAGGCTGACAGCTTAGTCTACAAA GTGTTTGGCCTTTATTCTATGCAATCATATATAGGAGTATTCTATCATGCACTTCATCGGAACTTCATGTCACTTCGCCAGGTTTTAATTCAGCGTCTGATAGTTTGTCAG GTTGGGCTGTCGAATTCTCAATCTAAGCAGCCTAATCCACTTCTGAATGTTCTAGTGCAGAAGAGAG GTAAATGA